In Deltaproteobacteria bacterium, a single genomic region encodes these proteins:
- the holA gene encoding DNA polymerase III subunit delta, which yields MKPDQFQKDLRRGNIPPICLLYGEERLLIGEALNSIRKNISTRQGETPEEEIFYGGESDPASILQSLRTFSLFAANKLIVVKDFHRMNDAGRNLFLGYLEDTSENTWLVLLAEKVDLRKKFYARLQKKKFPVVRFYHPYDAAATERWIRGYLKAYGFGIDREAIRFLYEAHGRELQILKNELDKLMLYRGKTGEIDLSDVAGISGQSREYTPFELADVLADRNLEGALRIFHRLTEDGAPPVLLHAILISKIRKLRQGKCLEEEGATDREILAALGVRFQGDRFLRQCRGFTGETLEGIYEELLSLDAALKSSCNRPETLMELLICRICRGEALCSGGDPVHLFREN from the coding sequence ATGAAACCGGACCAATTCCAAAAAGATCTCCGCAGAGGCAATATTCCTCCGATCTGCCTGCTCTATGGCGAAGAGAGATTGCTGATCGGCGAGGCACTGAACAGCATCCGAAAAAACATCTCCACAAGGCAGGGAGAGACCCCGGAGGAAGAAATTTTTTATGGCGGAGAGTCTGATCCCGCCTCGATTCTCCAGTCTCTCCGGACCTTCTCTCTTTTTGCTGCAAACAAGCTGATTGTCGTGAAGGATTTTCACCGGATGAATGATGCCGGCAGGAACCTCTTCCTCGGTTACCTCGAAGACACGTCGGAGAATACGTGGCTCGTCCTTCTTGCGGAGAAGGTCGATCTCCGCAAGAAGTTCTACGCCCGTTTACAGAAAAAGAAGTTCCCGGTCGTACGGTTTTATCATCCCTATGATGCTGCGGCCACGGAGCGGTGGATCCGGGGCTATCTCAAGGCATACGGTTTCGGCATCGATCGGGAGGCGATCCGTTTCCTCTATGAGGCCCACGGCAGAGAGTTGCAGATCCTCAAAAATGAACTGGACAAACTGATGCTCTACCGGGGGAAAACGGGCGAGATTGATTTGTCTGATGTGGCCGGGATCAGCGGTCAGTCTCGTGAGTACACACCTTTCGAGCTGGCTGATGTCCTTGCGGACCGCAACCTCGAAGGTGCCCTGCGGATTTTTCATCGTCTTACGGAGGACGGCGCACCGCCGGTTCTCCTCCACGCGATCCTGATCTCGAAGATACGGAAACTCCGCCAGGGAAAATGCCTGGAAGAGGAGGGAGCCACGGACCGGGAGATCCTTGCCGCCCTCGGGGTCCGTTTTCAGGGGGATCGTTTCCTGAGACAGTGCAGAGGATTCACCGGAGAAACGCTGGAGGGGATCTATGAGGAACTGTTGTCCCTGGATGCGGCGCTGAAAAGCAGTTGCAACCGGCCGGAGACTCTCATGGAACTTCTGATCTGCCGGATCTGCCGCGGCGAAGCGTTATGCTCCGGCGGAGATCCGGTTCACCTTTTTCGTGAGAATTGA
- the rpsT gene encoding 30S ribosomal protein S20 has protein sequence MANHKSAAKRARQNLKRNERNRQQRSRMRTILKSAETAIAQKDGEKAKTCLLDAVRILDKSASKGLIHRNKAARKKSILTKKVNRISAGA, from the coding sequence TTGGCAAATCACAAGTCAGCGGCCAAAAGGGCCCGTCAAAACCTGAAGCGAAACGAACGCAACCGTCAGCAGCGGTCCCGGATGCGGACGATCCTAAAAAGTGCGGAAACGGCCATTGCACAAAAGGATGGTGAAAAGGCAAAGACCTGCCTCCTCGATGCGGTCAGGATTCTCGACAAAAGCGCATCCAAGGGCCTGATTCACAGAAACAAGGCGGCACGAAAGAAATCAATTCTCACGAAAAAGGTGAACCGGATCTCCGCCGGAGCATAA
- a CDS encoding rRNA pseudouridine synthase: protein MNQKIRLQKIIANAGLASRREAERLIVDGQVTVNGKRVVDLGTKVDPEDSHIKVKGKLIRPESRKVYLMLNKPDGFVTTMKDPEGRPTVISLIHRIKERVTPVGRLDFHTEGLLLLTNDGNLAQAITHPAYHLPKVYRAKVKGKPSPEKLQKLRRGIRLKEGMTAPIEIKKIKNLPANVILEITLHEGKNRQIRRMFESIGHPILKLTRTRIGPLPLGSLAPGKFRKLDPWEVEKMKTAVREKPVRKKS, encoded by the coding sequence ATGAATCAGAAAATCCGACTACAAAAGATCATCGCGAACGCCGGACTTGCCTCACGGCGTGAAGCGGAACGGCTCATCGTCGACGGGCAGGTTACGGTGAACGGAAAACGCGTCGTGGACCTCGGCACCAAGGTCGACCCGGAGGACAGCCACATCAAGGTCAAAGGGAAACTGATCCGGCCGGAAAGCCGCAAGGTCTACCTGATGCTCAACAAACCGGACGGATTTGTTACAACCATGAAAGACCCCGAAGGCCGTCCCACCGTGATCTCCCTGATCCACAGGATCAAGGAACGGGTCACACCCGTAGGAAGGCTTGATTTCCATACGGAAGGCCTGCTGCTGCTGACGAATGACGGCAACCTGGCCCAGGCCATTACCCATCCCGCATATCACCTTCCAAAGGTCTACCGGGCCAAGGTAAAGGGAAAACCCTCACCGGAAAAACTGCAAAAATTGCGCCGGGGCATCCGTCTCAAGGAAGGGATGACCGCCCCCATCGAGATTAAAAAAATCAAAAACCTGCCGGCCAATGTCATCCTGGAGATCACCCTCCATGAAGGGAAAAACCGGCAGATCCGGCGGATGTTTGAATCCATCGGTCACCCCATACTGAAACTGACCCGGACCCGGATCGGCCCCCTCCCGCTGGGATCCCTGGCCCCGGGAAAATTCCGGAAGTTAGATCCTTGGGAGGTGGAAAAGATGAAAACCGCCGTCCGGGAAAAACCCGTCCGGAAAAAATCTTGA
- the scpB gene encoding SMC-Scp complex subunit ScpB, with protein sequence MNETELRQVVEGLIFASETPLPLQKIHEILASDELDKAMIRKAIADLARFLEENGSALQVVELAGGYRLVTRKEIGGWIKKLNRPKKVRLSGAALEVLATIAYKQPVTTPEIEAIRGVNSSGVIKTLLERNLIKIAGRMEAVGNPIMYATTREFLEYFGLRSLKDLPTLKEFQEIMEEVEEQEENPPAAEEKITSPGRQNPLSEETPSKGESAGVE encoded by the coding sequence ATGAACGAAACAGAACTCAGGCAGGTGGTCGAAGGTTTGATTTTCGCGTCCGAAACCCCGCTGCCTCTTCAGAAGATACACGAGATTCTTGCATCCGATGAACTCGACAAGGCAATGATCCGGAAGGCCATTGCAGACCTTGCCCGATTCCTGGAAGAAAACGGCAGCGCCCTGCAGGTCGTGGAATTAGCGGGCGGCTACCGTCTCGTAACCCGGAAGGAGATCGGCGGCTGGATCAAAAAGTTGAACCGCCCCAAGAAGGTCCGCCTCTCGGGCGCCGCGCTGGAAGTCCTGGCGACCATCGCCTACAAACAGCCGGTGACCACTCCGGAGATCGAAGCCATCCGGGGCGTCAACTCCTCGGGCGTCATCAAAACCCTGCTGGAGCGGAATCTGATCAAAATTGCAGGGAGGATGGAGGCCGTGGGCAATCCCATCATGTACGCCACCACCCGGGAGTTTCTGGAATATTTCGGCCTCCGGTCACTCAAAGACCTGCCGACATTGAAGGAGTTTCAGGAGATCATGGAAGAGGTGGAAGAGCAGGAAGAGAACCCGCCTGCAGCGGAGGAAAAGATCACCTCCCCCGGCCGGCAGAATCCCCTTTCCGAAGAAACACCATCTAAAGGAGAATCCGCCGGTGTGGAGTGA
- a CDS encoding segregation/condensation protein A translates to MDLLLHLIRKHEIDIYDIPIALITKEYLNYLDLMKTLNLDMVGDFLVLAATLTQIKSKMLLPIEESGEEEDGTDPRAELVERLLEYKKFKEAAQELRSQENLWIDTYGIGAPTDIKAEQEVVLINLNLLDLMEAFRKVLRRPNAEGVHEVTVETMSIKEKISWIMDTLAEQSSIRFEDLFPGLPPRQEVIVTFLALLEIIRLRLVRIEQTERFGPIRIRKAVEREGNSGEPPLHSLPEQPNPEES, encoded by the coding sequence ATGGACCTGCTGCTCCACCTGATCCGGAAGCACGAAATCGATATCTACGATATCCCGATTGCTCTGATCACGAAAGAGTATCTGAACTACCTCGATCTGATGAAAACCCTGAATCTCGACATGGTCGGAGACTTTCTCGTCCTGGCCGCCACCCTGACGCAGATCAAGTCGAAGATGCTCCTGCCGATTGAGGAGAGCGGAGAGGAGGAGGACGGAACCGATCCCCGGGCGGAATTAGTCGAACGGCTGCTGGAATACAAAAAGTTCAAGGAGGCCGCCCAGGAATTGAGATCCCAGGAAAACCTCTGGATCGACACCTACGGCATCGGGGCCCCGACCGACATCAAGGCGGAACAGGAAGTGGTGTTGATTAACCTGAACCTGCTCGATCTGATGGAAGCCTTCCGAAAGGTCTTACGCCGGCCGAATGCCGAGGGAGTCCATGAGGTAACGGTCGAAACCATGAGTATCAAGGAGAAGATCTCCTGGATTATGGACACTCTGGCAGAGCAGAGCAGCATCCGTTTTGAAGATCTTTTTCCCGGACTGCCGCCCCGGCAGGAGGTCATTGTCACCTTTCTCGCCCTGCTGGAAATTATCCGGCTTCGTCTGGTCCGAATCGAACAGACGGAACGTTTCGGTCCCATCCGAATCCGGAAAGCCGTAGAACGGGAAGGCAACAGCGGAGAACCTCCCTTGCACTCCCTGCCGGAACAACCCAACCCGGAGGAATCATGA
- the trpS gene encoding tryptophan--tRNA ligase, with product MSKERVLSGMRPTGRLHLGNYLGALQNWQEMQDDYECFFFVADWHALTTDYSNTEGIRANIREMLIDWLAVGIDPEKATIFIQSWIPDHAVLHVLLSMITPLPWLERCPTYKEQQQQLTGRDLSTYGFLGYPVLQSADILIYRAHKVPVGIDQLPHLELTREIGRRFNHLYEEVFPEPQAIHTKVLKLPGTDGRKMSKSYNNCIYLSDSPDEIWEKVRTMMTDPQRKRRNDPGDPELSPVYAYHRIFSSETELAEVAEGCRTAGIGCIDCKKVLLKNMIRRLAPIHEKRAALLDHPEEIDAILEQGTNAARKIAAKTMAQVREAMKI from the coding sequence ATGAGCAAGGAACGAGTGTTAAGCGGGATGCGCCCCACGGGAAGACTTCATCTGGGAAATTACCTGGGCGCATTGCAAAACTGGCAGGAGATGCAGGATGATTATGAATGCTTTTTCTTCGTGGCGGACTGGCACGCCCTGACCACCGATTATTCCAATACGGAAGGAATCCGGGCCAACATCCGGGAGATGCTGATCGACTGGCTGGCCGTCGGGATTGATCCGGAGAAGGCGACGATCTTTATCCAGTCCTGGATCCCCGATCATGCCGTGCTCCATGTCCTCCTCTCCATGATCACGCCCCTTCCCTGGCTGGAGCGCTGCCCCACCTACAAGGAACAGCAACAGCAGTTGACGGGGCGCGACCTTTCAACCTACGGTTTTCTCGGCTATCCCGTTCTTCAGTCGGCGGATATCCTGATCTACCGCGCCCACAAGGTTCCCGTCGGCATCGACCAGCTCCCGCACCTGGAACTGACCCGGGAGATCGGCCGCCGGTTCAACCATCTCTACGAAGAGGTTTTCCCCGAACCCCAGGCGATCCATACAAAGGTCCTGAAACTTCCGGGGACGGATGGGCGGAAGATGAGCAAAAGCTACAACAACTGCATTTACCTCTCCGATTCCCCCGACGAGATCTGGGAGAAGGTCCGGACCATGATGACCGATCCCCAGCGGAAACGGCGCAATGATCCGGGCGACCCGGAACTCTCGCCGGTCTATGCCTACCACAGGATTTTTTCTTCCGAGACGGAACTGGCCGAGGTAGCCGAAGGATGCCGGACAGCAGGAATCGGTTGCATCGACTGCAAAAAGGTCCTACTGAAAAATATGATCCGCCGGCTGGCGCCGATCCACGAAAAGCGGGCGGCCCTGCTGGATCACCCGGAAGAAATCGACGCCATCCTGGAACAAGGAACGAATGCCGCACGAAAAATCGCAGCAAAGACCATGGCACAGGTCCGGGAAGCGATGAAAATCTGA
- a CDS encoding site-2 protease family protein: MDPGHFIQLTAVMAPPIIFSIILHEVAHGWVAEMFGDNTARQMGRLTLNPVPHIDPIGTIILPLFLIFVGSKFLFGWAKPVPVNFRNLRRPKRDMVYVAGAGPMTNLGLALIFTVIYTLLVKLFPPLKLIFTIFITTMRMPPLHNASPILLLAVPLVLMAGVGVVINILLMLFNLIPLPPLDGGRIVVGLLPPETAMRFSRIEPFGMIILVLLLMSGMLDYTLWPIFNWIITLLLGG; this comes from the coding sequence ATGGATCCGGGACATTTTATCCAGCTTACAGCGGTCATGGCTCCGCCGATAATCTTTTCCATTATCTTGCACGAAGTCGCACACGGCTGGGTGGCGGAAATGTTCGGGGACAATACCGCCCGGCAGATGGGGAGGCTGACGCTGAACCCCGTGCCCCACATCGATCCGATCGGAACCATCATCCTGCCCCTGTTTCTGATCTTCGTCGGCTCAAAATTTCTCTTCGGATGGGCCAAACCCGTACCGGTCAATTTCCGGAATCTCCGTCGACCGAAACGTGACATGGTCTATGTGGCAGGTGCAGGCCCGATGACCAACCTCGGTCTGGCACTGATCTTTACCGTAATTTATACCCTGCTGGTAAAACTTTTTCCTCCGCTGAAATTGATCTTTACAATCTTCATCACAACCATGCGGATGCCCCCTCTTCATAATGCTTCACCCATACTGCTCCTTGCCGTCCCCCTGGTCCTGATGGCCGGTGTAGGAGTGGTAATCAACATTCTCCTGATGCTTTTCAACCTGATTCCCCTTCCGCCATTGGACGGGGGCAGGATCGTCGTCGGCCTTCTCCCGCCTGAAACTGCGATGCGCTTTTCCCGGATAGAACCCTTCGGGATGATTATTCTGGTCCTGCTGCTCATGAGCGGAATGCTGGATTACACCCTCTGGCCGATCTTCAACTGGATTATTACCCTGCTGTTAGGGGGATAA
- a CDS encoding MinD/ParA family protein, translating to MMRILPIASGKGGVGKTMFAANLGILFARMNRKVVLLDADLGASNLHTALGIPYLPKTLNDLLTENVSDLSRVTMETPIQGLSIIGGSRHLPAYPDYKTQLTRKIISAMPRLNADILIIDLGGAITPDILDLFLLSEEGVMISTNDPSSIRNTYQFLKMAVFRKILKSFPSNTLISYMVHSATHVRSRDKISSIPELLDRLSHVDRYYKDVILEMLERFSPGLIINMVDSPKDVRAANVVSTVSGKFSAITPKLLGTMEYDPEIKRSTRNLRPFTLDPENRKASEQMGLIADRILEGVTLPVAAIEKAACGKPEGPEKKEIWFMDNIEYQDRPLHILTEKIGSNGTVQTSVYSKGRILFSRKLHYPELSTNNPDDTAQQKIVRKQHLTAIKGIRIGRINLQETG from the coding sequence ATGATGCGCATCCTTCCGATCGCAAGCGGAAAAGGCGGAGTGGGGAAAACCATGTTCGCCGCCAACCTCGGGATTCTCTTTGCCCGGATGAACCGCAAGGTCGTACTTTTAGATGCCGACCTCGGCGCCTCCAATCTGCACACAGCGCTGGGTATTCCCTACCTGCCGAAGACACTGAACGACCTTCTGACGGAAAATGTCTCAGATCTCTCCCGGGTCACCATGGAGACACCGATCCAGGGCCTTTCCATCATCGGCGGCAGTCGGCATCTGCCGGCCTACCCCGACTATAAGACACAACTCACCCGGAAGATCATCTCCGCCATGCCCCGTCTGAACGCTGATATCCTGATCATCGATCTGGGCGGCGCCATCACCCCCGACATTCTCGACCTTTTTCTCCTCTCCGAGGAAGGAGTCATGATTTCCACCAACGACCCTTCGTCGATCCGGAACACTTATCAGTTTTTGAAAATGGCGGTCTTCCGGAAGATCCTGAAGAGCTTTCCCAGCAATACGCTGATCTCCTACATGGTCCACTCGGCAACACACGTCAGAAGCCGGGACAAGATCAGCTCCATCCCGGAATTACTTGACCGGCTTTCCCATGTAGATCGTTATTACAAAGATGTGATCCTGGAAATGCTGGAACGGTTTTCGCCCGGATTGATCATCAATATGGTGGACAGTCCGAAAGATGTCCGTGCGGCGAATGTGGTTTCCACGGTCAGCGGGAAATTCTCGGCCATTACACCGAAGTTACTCGGAACCATGGAATACGATCCGGAGATCAAGAGGTCAACACGAAACTTGCGCCCCTTCACCCTTGATCCCGAAAATCGCAAGGCCTCGGAACAGATGGGTCTTATTGCCGACAGAATCCTGGAAGGAGTAACACTTCCCGTAGCCGCAATCGAAAAAGCCGCCTGCGGGAAACCGGAAGGACCTGAGAAAAAAGAGATCTGGTTCATGGACAACATTGAGTACCAGGATCGTCCGCTCCACATCCTGACGGAAAAGATCGGTTCAAACGGGACCGTCCAGACCTCGGTTTATTCAAAAGGAAGGATACTCTTTTCCCGGAAGCTTCATTATCCCGAATTATCAACAAACAACCCGGATGATACCGCCCAGCAGAAGATCGTACGCAAGCAGCACCTCACCGCCATCAAGGGGATCCGGATCGGCCGGATCAACCTCCAGGAAACCGGTTAG
- a CDS encoding cyclodeaminase/cyclohydrolase family protein: MYLAKPMEHYIDKLASKSPEPGGGSAAALVGSVGAALVSMVGNLTLGKEKYRDVQGRIEELLAGSEAVRSELQRLVQEDTEAFSAVSEAYKLPKGTDEEKKARSEKIQEGLKGAATEVPFQICEKSLKVARLSKIAAEIGNVQAVSDAGVAVLFADACAQAAAMNVRINLNSIRDESFNKAKWDRVQEVLQEMERLREEVVAMTYQKIRS, from the coding sequence ATGTACCTCGCAAAGCCGATGGAACACTACATCGATAAGCTGGCCTCGAAATCACCCGAACCGGGCGGGGGGAGCGCTGCGGCCCTCGTGGGGAGTGTCGGCGCGGCCTTGGTGAGCATGGTCGGCAACCTGACACTGGGGAAAGAAAAGTACCGGGACGTCCAGGGACGGATTGAAGAACTCCTTGCCGGGAGTGAAGCGGTACGGTCCGAACTACAGCGCCTGGTTCAGGAAGATACGGAGGCTTTTTCGGCCGTTTCCGAGGCCTACAAGCTACCGAAAGGGACGGACGAAGAGAAGAAAGCCCGTTCCGAGAAGATCCAGGAGGGACTGAAAGGCGCCGCCACGGAGGTTCCCTTTCAGATCTGTGAGAAATCCCTCAAGGTGGCCCGTCTCAGCAAGATCGCCGCGGAGATCGGAAACGTCCAGGCCGTGAGTGATGCCGGCGTGGCAGTACTCTTTGCCGATGCCTGTGCCCAGGCGGCGGCGATGAACGTCCGGATCAACCTGAATTCGATTCGTGATGAATCTTTCAATAAAGCAAAATGGGACCGTGTGCAGGAGGTCCTTCAGGAGATGGAGCGGCTTCGGGAAGAAGTTGTCGCAATGACCTATCAGAAAATCCGTTCATAG
- a CDS encoding bifunctional 5,10-methylene-tetrahydrofolate dehydrogenase/5,10-methylene-tetrahydrofolate cyclohydrolase (catalyzes the formation of 5,10-methenyltetrahydrofolate from 5,10-methylenetetrahydrofolate and subsequent formation of 10-formyltetrahydrofolate from 5,10-methenyltetrahydrofolate) — MSARVIDCVAIANEIKDEIKKEVETLKGKGITPGIATLLVGDNFGARMYRGQVEKFCGEVGFNYINANPAADATEADVMGIVKELNEDDKVSGILPLRPFPEQIADTVVINSIDVNKDIDCFHPYNMGKLALGETTFPPATPAACIEILEREGLNFTGAEIVVVGHSNIVGKPAMLLALNRNATTTNVHVFTAQAGNSDKHTLGADVLIVGAGVPNLIRKHQVKAGAIVIDVGINRVKVLDEKGEPVLNDKGKPKTKTVGDVAFDEVCEVASAISPVPGGVGAVTNMMLMKNALKACKIQHKID, encoded by the coding sequence ATGTCAGCAAGAGTGATCGATTGCGTAGCCATTGCCAATGAAATCAAGGACGAAATCAAAAAGGAAGTGGAAACCCTGAAAGGGAAGGGGATTACCCCCGGAATCGCCACGCTTCTTGTGGGGGACAACTTCGGCGCCCGGATGTACCGGGGGCAGGTGGAGAAGTTCTGCGGCGAGGTCGGTTTCAATTACATCAACGCCAATCCCGCGGCCGATGCCACCGAGGCGGACGTTATGGGGATCGTAAAGGAGCTGAACGAGGATGACAAGGTGAGCGGCATCCTTCCGCTTCGCCCCTTCCCGGAGCAGATTGCCGATACGGTTGTGATCAACAGCATTGATGTGAACAAGGATATCGACTGCTTCCATCCTTACAATATGGGCAAACTCGCCCTCGGTGAGACCACCTTTCCGCCGGCGACCCCTGCCGCCTGCATTGAAATTCTGGAACGGGAAGGGCTCAACTTCACCGGGGCCGAGATCGTCGTGGTCGGTCACAGCAACATCGTCGGTAAACCGGCCATGCTCCTGGCCCTCAACCGGAACGCCACCACCACCAACGTCCATGTTTTCACCGCCCAGGCCGGAAATTCCGACAAGCATACCCTGGGAGCCGATGTCCTGATCGTCGGCGCCGGCGTCCCCAACCTGATCAGGAAGCACCAGGTCAAGGCGGGAGCGATCGTCATCGATGTCGGGATCAACCGGGTGAAGGTCCTCGATGAGAAGGGCGAACCGGTCCTGAACGACAAGGGGAAACCGAAGACCAAGACCGTGGGCGATGTCGCCTTCGACGAGGTCTGCGAAGTCGCCTCGGCCATTAGTCCCGTACCCGGCGGCGTCGGCGCCGTGACCAACATGATGCTCATGAAGAACGCCCTGAAGGCGTGCAAGATCCAGCACAAAATCGACTGA
- a CDS encoding S8 family serine peptidase, which yields MKKWSLFFLVCLFLFSPLPNRLYAESPYVPGELLVRYKASVSASAVARSLSIKGVESLDGSRRLNLHHVRLPEGTTVEEALQKFRSDPDVLYAEPNYLVHALAATFPNEKTSSAAQKKWQQQWGLYNTGQTIGTGSTTGTSGDDIDAPEAWSIVTGTTDTVIAILDTGMDLNHPDLANQLWINTGEIASNGKDDDGNRYIDDRQGWDFINDDNDPNDDNLSVGSNTNDHGTHIAGIIGAEGNNGIGVAGINWNVSLMILKVLNTDGVGPVDKIVLAVEYAINNGAKIINASWGLTSFSQALYDSIKDARDNGLLVVAAAGNTATVEYPAKFNLDNILSVTATDPDDNLADFGTGTKAAVSARDVDLAAPGELIYSTFIVGDAPANQPDNTKDYYWKDGTSQAAAFVTGTAGLLLTNDPSLTPDRIKARILDSVDTVSDTNITDFTTSGGRLNAAAALYSRIVVVPYGTSLLKAETRQFTLDGATAVNWSTSNASVGTINANGLFTAKGAGSCTVSANNGAYTSGTIYVEEITVTAAATSLSQNETTTLTATGGTAPYTFTSSDPTVLTVDAASGVATGKSGGSTTVTVSDVRGFSGTSGTIKVSSAGSGKVTGNCFIATAAYGSQLEPHVRTLRRFRDRYLLTNSAGRLFVRLYYRYSPPFAAVIAAHPLLRAVARILLFPLFLFGSLMVKSGISWKVFFAGFLVALGGVSLFRISKPIRDHDVGKESSVRQVH from the coding sequence ATGAAAAAATGGAGTCTCTTCTTTCTTGTCTGTCTCTTTCTCTTCTCCCCCCTTCCGAACAGGTTGTACGCGGAAAGTCCTTACGTGCCGGGAGAACTCCTGGTCCGATACAAAGCTTCCGTCTCCGCTTCGGCCGTGGCCCGGTCCCTGAGCATAAAGGGGGTCGAAAGTCTTGACGGTTCCCGTCGGCTGAACCTGCATCATGTCCGTCTTCCCGAAGGGACCACCGTTGAAGAGGCACTCCAAAAATTCCGAAGCGATCCCGATGTCCTTTATGCCGAGCCGAACTATCTCGTCCATGCCCTGGCAGCGACCTTTCCCAACGAAAAGACGAGTTCCGCCGCGCAGAAGAAATGGCAACAACAGTGGGGCCTGTACAATACGGGACAGACGATCGGGACCGGCAGCACAACCGGCACATCCGGTGACGACATTGACGCCCCGGAGGCATGGAGTATCGTCACCGGGACCACCGACACGGTGATCGCCATCCTCGACACGGGAATGGATCTGAACCATCCCGACCTCGCTAATCAACTCTGGATCAATACGGGTGAAATCGCCTCAAACGGGAAGGATGACGACGGCAATAGATACATCGATGACCGTCAGGGGTGGGACTTCATCAATGACGACAACGATCCCAACGATGACAATCTCAGTGTCGGAAGCAATACCAATGATCACGGCACCCATATCGCCGGGATCATCGGCGCGGAAGGAAACAACGGCATCGGCGTCGCCGGGATCAACTGGAATGTCTCGCTCATGATCCTCAAGGTTCTCAATACCGACGGCGTGGGTCCGGTCGACAAGATCGTCCTCGCCGTCGAATATGCCATCAACAACGGAGCGAAGATCATCAATGCCAGTTGGGGGCTCACCAGTTTCAGCCAGGCCCTTTACGATTCCATCAAGGATGCCCGGGACAACGGTCTCCTCGTCGTTGCCGCTGCGGGGAACACCGCGACCGTGGAATACCCGGCAAAATTCAATCTCGACAATATCCTCTCCGTCACGGCCACCGACCCCGATGACAACCTGGCCGATTTCGGTACCGGCACCAAGGCCGCCGTGAGCGCCCGCGATGTTGATCTCGCAGCACCGGGAGAACTGATCTACAGCACCTTCATCGTCGGCGATGCCCCGGCCAACCAGCCCGACAATACGAAAGATTACTACTGGAAGGACGGGACCTCCCAGGCCGCCGCCTTTGTCACAGGCACCGCCGGTCTTCTCCTGACCAACGACCCGAGCTTAACGCCCGACCGGATCAAGGCCCGGATCCTGGACAGCGTCGACACGGTTTCCGACACGAATATTACCGACTTTACAACATCGGGCGGAAGGCTCAATGCGGCGGCGGCTCTGTACAGCCGGATCGTTGTCGTCCCCTACGGTACGTCACTCCTCAAAGCCGAAACCCGTCAGTTCACCCTCGACGGCGCCACCGCCGTCAACTGGAGTACGAGCAATGCAAGCGTGGGAACCATTAACGCCAACGGCCTTTTTACCGCAAAAGGGGCCGGTTCCTGCACCGTCTCCGCCAATAACGGGGCCTACACCTCGGGAACGATCTACGTCGAGGAGATCACCGTCACCGCCGCCGCCACGTCCCTTTCGCAAAATGAAACCACGACCCTTACCGCAACCGGCGGAACCGCTCCCTATACCTTTACAAGCAGCGACCCGACCGTCCTGACGGTCGATGCCGCAAGCGGGGTCGCCACCGGAAAATCCGGAGGAAGCACCACGGTCACCGTCTCCGACGTCCGGGGCTTCTCCGGAACATCCGGGACGATCAAAGTCTCTTCGGCGGGTAGTGGAAAGGTGACGGGCAACTGCTTTATCGCCACCGCCGCTTACGGCTCCCAGTTGGAACCCCATGTCCGGACCCTGCGCCGTTTCCGGGACCGATACCTTCTGACCAACTCCGCAGGGCGTCTCTTCGTCCGCCTCTATTACCGCTACAGCCCGCCTTTCGCTGCAGTGATTGCCGCACATCCCCTCCTGCGAGCGGTTGCCCGAATTCTGCTTTTCCCTCTCTTTCTTTTCGGATCCTTGATGGTAAAGAGCGGCATTTCCTGGAAGGTGTTTTTTGCCGGGTTCCTCGTTGCCTTGGGAGGCGTGAGTCTGTTCCGGATATCAAAGCCAATCCGCGATCATGACGTTGGGAAAGAATCGAGTGTCCGGCAAGTTCATTGA
- a CDS encoding helix-hairpin-helix domain-containing protein codes for MRKSCPFTMLFAVLLLFAFGSTTVTASGPAVSMKLKTERVDLNRASAEQLCALPGIGEKKAQAIIDYRLKKGNFSAVEDLLRVKGIGEKLFEKIKPRVMVSVKHHDLSH; via the coding sequence ATGCGAAAAAGCTGTCCATTCACCATGCTCTTTGCCGTCCTGCTCCTGTTCGCTTTCGGGAGTACCACCGTTACGGCGTCAGGTCCCGCCGTCTCTATGAAATTAAAAACGGAACGGGTTGACTTGAACCGGGCGAGTGCCGAACAACTTTGCGCCCTGCCCGGAATCGGCGAAAAAAAGGCGCAGGCGATTATCGATTACCGTTTGAAGAAAGGGAATTTCTCCGCTGTTGAAGACCTTCTCCGGGTCAAGGGTATTGGGGAGAAACTTTTTGAAAAGATCAAACCCCGCGTAATGGTTTCGGTAAAGCATCACGACCTTTCCCACTGA